A genome region from Prionailurus bengalensis isolate Pbe53 chromosome B4, Fcat_Pben_1.1_paternal_pri, whole genome shotgun sequence includes the following:
- the TSPAN8 gene encoding tetraspanin-8 yields MAGVSGCLKYSMFIFNFLFWLCGIVILAIAIWVRVSKDGQEILSPGDSSTNPYVSVNILIAVGSVIMILGFLGCCGAVKESRCMLLLFFIGLLLILLLQVAAGILGATFKSESERILNETLYENVKLLEAADNDAKAFQKALAEFQEEFKCCGLVNGPADWGNNFQQNSKSCACPSPSDSSCTLYDGKYVYKQPCISLIKDVVAKHILIVIGIAFGLAVIEILGLVFSMVLYCQIGNK; encoded by the exons ATGGCAGGTGTGAGCGGctgtttaaaatattctatgtTTATCTTCAACTTCTTGTTCTGg CTATGTGGCATCGTGATCCTGGCAATAGCGATTTGGGTACGAGTAAGCAAAGACGGTCAAGAG atTCTCAGCCCTGGGGATTCTAGCACTAACCCCTATGTTTCAGTGAATATCTTGATTGCTGTGGGTTCTGTCATCATGATTCTGGGTTTCCTGGGATGCTGTGGTGCCGTGAAAGAAAGCCGCTGCATGCTTCTTTTG tttttcatagGCTTGCTTTTGATCCTGCTTCTGCAAGTAGCAGCAGGCATCTTAGGAGCTACTTTCAAATCTGAG TCCGAGCGCATTCTGAATGAGACTCTCTATGAAAATGTAAAGCTTTTGGAAGCAGCAGATAATGATGCCAAAGCATTCCAGAAAGCCCTGGCTGAATTTCAAGAAGAG TTTAAATGCTGTGGTTTGGTCAATGGACCTGCTGACTGGGGAAATAATTTTCAACAGAATTCCAAGTCATGTGCATGTCCAAGTCCATCAGATTCTTCTTGTACATTGTATGATGGCAAATATGTTTACAAACAG ccATGCATTTCTTTGATAAAAGACGTAGTTGCAAAACATATTCTCATAGTAATTGGAATTGCGTTTGGACTGGCAGTAATTGAG